A region of Streptomyces sp. NBC_01788 DNA encodes the following proteins:
- the gap gene encoding type I glyceraldehyde-3-phosphate dehydrogenase — MTRIAINGFGRIGRNVLRALLERDSTLEIVAVNDLTEPATLARLLAYDSTAGRLGRPVTVDGDALVVDGRRITVLAEREPAQLPWAELGVDVVLEATGRFTSAKAARAHLDAGAKKVLVSAPSDGADVTLAFGVNTDAYDPAVHTIVSNASCTTNALAPLAAVLDELAGIEHGFMTTVHAYTQEQNLQDGPHRDARRARAAGVNIVPTTTGAAKAIGLVLPNLDGKLSGDSIRVPVPVGSIVELNTTVARDVTRDDVLAAYRAAAEGPLAGILEYSDDPLVSSDITGNPASSIFDSALTRVEGRHVKVVAWYDNEWGFSNRVIDTLEFLTTR; from the coding sequence TCGTCGCCGTCAACGACCTGACGGAGCCCGCCACTCTCGCGCGGCTGCTCGCCTACGACAGCACGGCCGGCCGACTCGGGCGCCCGGTGACCGTCGACGGCGACGCCCTCGTCGTCGACGGCCGTCGGATCACGGTGCTGGCCGAGCGCGAACCGGCGCAGTTGCCGTGGGCCGAACTCGGCGTCGACGTCGTCCTGGAGGCCACCGGCCGCTTCACCTCGGCCAAGGCCGCACGCGCCCACCTCGACGCGGGCGCGAAGAAGGTACTCGTCAGCGCGCCGTCGGACGGCGCCGACGTCACGCTCGCGTTCGGGGTCAACACCGACGCCTACGACCCGGCCGTGCACACGATCGTCTCGAACGCCTCCTGCACCACCAACGCGCTCGCGCCGCTGGCCGCGGTCCTCGACGAACTCGCCGGTATCGAGCACGGGTTCATGACGACGGTGCACGCCTACACGCAGGAGCAGAACCTGCAGGACGGTCCGCACCGCGACGCCCGTCGTGCCCGGGCCGCCGGCGTCAACATCGTGCCGACCACGACCGGCGCGGCCAAGGCGATCGGACTGGTGCTGCCGAACCTCGACGGCAAGCTGTCGGGCGACTCGATCCGCGTACCGGTGCCGGTGGGATCGATCGTCGAACTCAACACGACCGTCGCCCGCGACGTGACGCGCGACGACGTGCTCGCGGCGTACCGCGCCGCAGCGGAGGGGCCGCTCGCCGGCATCCTCGAGTACTCGGACGACCCGCTCGTGTCGTCCGACATCACGGGCAATCCCGCCTCGTCGATCTTCGACTCGGCCCTGACCCGCGTCGAGGGCCGCCACGTCAAGGTGGTCGCGTGGTACGACAACGAGTGGGGCTTCTCGAACCGCGTGATCGACACACTCGAGTTCCTCACCACCCGCTGA